The following proteins are co-located in the Oryzias melastigma strain HK-1 linkage group LG8, ASM292280v2, whole genome shotgun sequence genome:
- the vasnb gene encoding vasorin b — translation MKIFLCSFTLLLTIPNAIFSSECPEYCSCPIPDSIFCYQRYSPDFPKDIPPAIRKLYLFNNGIEVIKYENFNNLNNLELLDLSQNKLKQLPDRVFEPLTSLKNLDLSSNQIPHISEDCFHGLAKLERLYLYSNHITTIHPAAFDGLENLLELKLQNNLMKTPVRFSMPQLLLLDLSYNLLQTLSPSHLETPNLESLKLASVGLNRVNDHLLGHLKNLHELDISGNHFTSVPSGVKEIPGLLSLNIAGNPMNPLKPEDLQNLKELNDLDISSLGLHGLPEEFPLLLPNLRKLRAAQNPFNCICSLAWFPKWLTDQGIALGKTEETRCHFPLSHARKILKTMKYSDFGCPSTTTVTTTTVKSTTTTTSVPVTTLPTTTKAGKIHKAIANPDDSTPPFVTGSPSTKSLDKSKEHFCPPQTCLNGGTCHLHEHGQVECTCPYGTSGMYCEIQNPSLPSPPEPESPRATVIADEHDITLCQPTRTSICLNLHRYIELRPYLNGIRITYSNLSGSDQRPRELSLPKSISEYTLRGLIPDSVYSICVSPFGEPTGTDRVCTKGRTNREHNPTQNFSTTDESSPSVTPPALVPATAILLVLVLIAIAIGVVCYIRWKKGKGHMDLHCEPSQLELDGVKAGLDNGALPQKQPQHMNPEPAVQNGGLEYVLLLQDHCASNNIKPSHKPPYF, via the coding sequence ATGAAGATCTTTCTGTGTTCGTTCACGCTCCTTCTCACCATTCCAAACGCCATTTTTTCCAGCGAGTGCCCAGAATACTGCTCCTGCCCAATTCCAGACTCCATATTTTGTTACCAAAGATACTCCCCTGACTTTCCCAAGGATATTCCTCCAGCCATAAGGAAACTCTACTTGTTCAACAACGGGATTGAAGTCATCAAATATGagaattttaacaatttgaacAACTTGGAATTGCTTGACCTAAGCCAAAATAAGTTGAAACAACTTCCTGATAGAGTGTTTGAACCGTTGACCTCTCTGAAAAACCTGGACTTGTCATCCAACCAGATACCCCACATTTCTGAGGACTGCTTTCATGGTTTGGCCAAGCTAGAACGTCTCTATTTGTACAGTAATCACATCACGACCATCCATCCAGCAGCCTTTGATGGCCTAGAAAACCTGCTTGAACTCAAGCTGCAAAACAACTTGATGAAAACCCCAGTTAGGTTCTCAATGCCCCAACTGTTACTTCTGGACCTCAGTTATAACCTCTTACAAACTTTGAGCCCTTCACACCTTGAAACACCCAACTTGGAGTCCCTCAAATTGGCTAGCGTGGGACTTAACAGAGTGAATGACCATCTCCTGGGACATTTAAAGAATCTCCATGAGCTTGACATTTCAGGAAACCATTTCACATCTGTTCCATCAGGCGTAAAGGAAATCCCTGGGTTGTTGTCCCTCAACATAGCTGGAAACCCAATGAACCCTCTAAAGCCTGAGGACCTGCAGAATCTCAAGGAGCTGAATGACTTGGATATCAGCAGCCTTGGTTTACACGGCCTCCCTGAAGAGTTTCCTCTTCTTTTGCCCAACCTCAGAAAGCTCAGAGCGGCTCAAAATCCCTTCAATTGCATCTGCAGTTTAGCTTGGTTCCCAAAATGGCTAACCGATCAAGGCATCGCCCTgggaaaaacagaagaaacccGCTGCCATTTCCCTCTAAGCCACgctagaaaaatattaaaaacaatgaagtacAGTGACTTTGGATGCCCAAGTACAACTACAGTCACTACCACTACTGTCAAAAGTACAACTACAACCACTTCTGTTCCTGTCACTACTTTGCCAACCACTACTAAAGCTGGTAAAATACACAAGGCTATTGCCAACCCAGATGACAGTACACCACCCTTTGTCACTGGCTCCCCCAGCACCAAAAGCTTGGACAAAAGCAAGGAGCATTTCTGCCCTCCTCAAACCTGTTTAAACGGCGGTACTTGCCACCTTCATGAGCATGGACAAGTAGAATGTACCTGTCCATATGGAACATCTGGAATGTATTGTGAAATCCAAAATCCTTCTTTGCCTTCACCACCTGAACCAGAATCTCCCAGGGCAACAGTCATCGCAGACGAACATGACATCACTCTATGTCAACCAACCAGAACCTCAATCTGTCTGAACCTCCACCGTTACATCGAACTGCGTCCCTATCTCAATGGGATTCGCATAACTTACAGCAACCTGTCTGGTTCAGACCAAAGACCAAGAGAGCTCAGCCTTCCAAAATCTATCTCTGAGTACACGCTCAGAGGCCTAATTCCAGATTCCGTCTACTCTATATGTGTCAGTCCATTTGGTGAACCTACTGGCACAGACCGCGTCTGCACTAAAGGCCGCACAAACAGAGAACACAATCCAACACAGAATTTTTCCACAACTGATGAGTCTTCTCCCTCTGTTACGCCTCCCGCTCTGGTGCCAGCAACTGCCATCTTACTTGTCTTGGTGCTGATAGCAATAGCCATCGGAGTGGTCTGCTATATCCGCTGGAAGAAAGGCAAAGGGCACATGGACTTGCACTGTGAGCCGTCCCAACTCGAGCTGGATGGAGTCAAAGCTGGCTTAGACAATGGAGCGTTGCCTCAAAAGCAGCCACAACACATGAACCCCGAACCTGCTGTTCAAAATGGCGGCCTTGAATATGTGCTGCTTCTACAAGACCACTGTGCCTCGAACAACATTAAGCCTTCACACAAGCCTCCCTACTTTTGA